In one window of Primulina tabacum isolate GXHZ01 chromosome 8, ASM2559414v2, whole genome shotgun sequence DNA:
- the LOC142554579 gene encoding uncharacterized protein LOC142554579, which translates to MEGGGEIHVDDIPLARGRGRGRGRPRVRVVDDAFVEQAVDQLEQLRMDELVARFYSMHPPRFSGSEGAEKAELWISEIEKLFDLIEYPPECRLRLAVHQMKDRAKMWWSTTLMTLDAQRIVSLWDIFKLKFKKSYFPPSFYSSKASEFHNLKQGDMSVADYADTFYGMLRYAPHVAASQVAVVESFIEGLNDHLHPFVSTGKPLNYLEAVEIAKRAEASLRGVAIEFLPNII; encoded by the coding sequence ATGGAGGGAGGTGGAGAAATTCATGTTGATGATATTCCTCTagctcgaggtcgaggtcgtggacgtggtagACCTCGTGTCCGTGTTGTTGATGATGCTTTTGTTGAGCAAGCTGTTGATCAGCTAGAGCAGCTTAGGATGGATGAATTAGTTGCGCGTTTCTATTCTATGCATCCACCTCGATTCAGTGGTTCAGAGGGAGCTGAGAAAGCTGAGTTATGGATTTCTGAGATTGAGAAATTGttcgatttgattgagtatcCTCCAGAGTGTCGATTGAGATTAGCTGTGCATCAAATGAAAGATCGTGCTAAAATGTGGTGGTCTACTACATTGATGACTTTAGATGCTCAGAGGATTGTTTCATTGTGGGATATATTCAAGCTGAAGTTTAAGAAGAGTTATTTTCCTCCATCATTCTACAGTTCTAAGGCTTCTGAGTTTCATAACTTGAAGCAGGGCGATATGTCAGTTGCGGATTATGCAGATACTTTTTATGGTATGCTGAGAtatgctcctcatgttgctgcGAGTCAGGTTGCTGTCGTCGAAAGTTTCATTGAAGGATTGAACGATCATCTGCACCCTTTTGTTTCTACCGGTAAGCCACTGAATTATCTTGAAGCGGTGGAAATAGCAAAAAGGGCTGAAGCTAGTCTAAGAGGAGTGGCAATCGAGTTCCTACCCAACATCATctga